The Oryza glaberrima chromosome 9, OglaRS2, whole genome shotgun sequence genome includes a window with the following:
- the LOC127784064 gene encoding NEDD8-conjugating enzyme Ubc12-like: MLNLFKIKGQKKEEAANTNGRPPAKKQSPGELRLHKDIAELNLPKKTNITFPNGKDDLMNIEITLRPDEGYYVGGAFVFTLQVPPTYPHELPKVKCTTKVYHPNIDLDGNVCLNILREDWKPVLNINTIVYGLNLLFIQPNDEDPLNHDAAAVLRDDPQKFRRNVQTAMSGGYVDRVHFPRCK, from the exons ATGTTGAACCTCTTTAAGATAAAGGGACAGAAGAAGGAAGAGGCGGCAAATACAAATGGGAGACCTCCTGCTAAGAAGCAAAGTCCAGGAGAATTACGTCTCCATAAAG ACATTGCTGAGCTTAATCTTCCAAAGAAAACCAACATTACTTTTCCTAATGGAAAGGATGATCTGATGAACATTGAGATTACTCTTCGGCCTGACGAAGGATACTATGT GGGTGGAGCTTTTGTTTTCACTTTACAAGTTCCTCCTACTTACCCTCACGAGCTGCCCAAGGTCAAGTGCACGACTAAG GTTTATCACCCTAATATTGACTTGGACGGAAATGTCTGCCTGAATATCCTGCGTGAAGACTGGAAGCCTGTCTTGAATATCAATACCATTGTATATGGTTTGAACCTTCTTTTCATT CAACCCAATGACGAGGATCCCTTGAACCATGATGCTGCGGCTGTCCTCCGAGATGACCCACAAAAGTTCCGGAGGAATGTTCAGACGGCGATGTCGGGAGGCTATGTCGACAGGGTGCATTTTCCAAGGTGTAAGTAA